A segment of the Cohnella algarum genome:
TGAGCAACGCCCGCTTGCCATGGGCTTGGCCGATGACGTCGGACAAATCGGCATCGTCCGCGGGATCCGAAATCGCGTCGCCGGAGCTCGGCGCCGCGCCGCGGCCGGGCGGACGGCCGAAGCGCGTCGTTCCCCCGCCGGCCCATTCGCCGAGCCCGCGGACTCCGAACACTTCGATGCCTTCGATAAGCTGCGCCTCGCCGACGCTGGCCTCGGGAACGATCACCCGCCGCAGCCCTTCGCTTCGGGCCCGCTCCGCCATCGGCAGAACGCCGGGAACCGGCCGAATCTCGCCGCTCAGCGACAGCTCGCCGATGAGCAGGGCGCCTTCGATTTTCTCCGCGGCCAGCTGGCCGCTGGCGAGCAGAATGCCGGCCGCGATCGCCAGATCGTAGGCGCTCCCTTCCTTGCGCACGTCGGCCGGCGCGAGATTGACGGTGATCCGGTCGAGCGGAAAGGTCATGCCGCTGTTTTGAATGGCCGAGCGGACGCGCTCGACCGATTCCCGGACCGCGGGATCGGGCAGGCCGACGACCGACACCTGCGGCAGCCCGGACGAAATGTTGACCTCGACTTCGATCAGCCGCCCCTCGATGCCGACGACGCTTGCGCTGAGCATTTTCGCATACATGCCAAAAAAGCCTCCTTCTTTTTTAACGTCATTCGTTAACAAAGAAAGGTGCTTCCTTTTCCTTGACGGACCTCGCGGCTCCGCTTCGTTTATCCTCAGTCTAGCGCGCCGGAACCGGGCTGTCAATCGCTCGGCGCGTTCGCGTCTTCGGGCTTCAGCGCCGCCTTCCCGTCTCGCCGGACGGGAGGGGCGCGAGCATGAATCCCTCCTTTTTGGAAAATCTATTACCGGCTGCCTGCTATTTCATCGAATCCCGAGATGAAACCATTGCCAAACGGAGCTAAAAAATTGATGAAAAACAGAGGAACGATCGGACAAATAGTGATACAATAGGGAAGGTTTCGGTACGATTCGTAAGTGCCGACATGTTCTTCAGAAGCGTGTTAAACGGGAGGATGCAGGATCATGAATATTCATGAGTATCAAGGCAAGGAAGTCTTGAGACAGTACGGCGTCACCGTCCCTCGCGGGAAAGTCGCGTTCTCGGTCGACGAAGCGGTCAAAGCCGCCGAAGAGCTGGGCACGCCGGTCACGGTCGTCAAAGCGCAAATCCATGCGGGCGGCCGCGGCAAAGCGGGCGGCGTCAAAGTGGCGAAAGGTCTTGACCAAGTGCGCGAGTACGCCGAGCAAATTCTCGGCAAAGTGCTCGTCACCCACCAAACCGGCCCCGAAGGCAAAGAAGTGAAGCGTCTTCTTATCGAAGAAGGCTGCGACATTAAGAAAGAATATTACGTCGGCCTCGTCGTCGACCGCGGCACGGGGCGCATCGTCGTGATGGCGTCCGAAGAAGGCGGCACCGAAATCGAAGAAGTCGCCGCGCACTCGCCCGAGAAGATCATCAAGGAAGTCGTCGATCCGGCGGTCGGCCTGCAAACGTTCCAAGCTCGCCGTCTCGCTTACGCGATCAACATCCCGAACGAATTGGTCAACAAGGCGGCCAAGTTCATCATGGCTTTGTATACCGCTTTCGTGGACAAGGATTGTTCGATTGCCGAGATCAATCCGCTCGTCGTCACGGGCGCGGGCGACGTCATGGCGCTTGACGCGAAGCTGAACTTCGACTCCAACGCCCTGTTCCGCCACAAGGACATTCTGGAACTGCGCGATTTGGACGAAGAGGACGAAAAGGAAATCCAGGCGTCCAAGTTCGACCTGAGCTACATCGCCCTCGACGGCAACATCGGCTGCATGGTCAACGGCGCGGGACTCGCGATGGCGACGATGGACATCATCAAATATTACGGCGGCGAACCGGCGAACTTCCTTGACGTCGGCGGCGGCGCGACGAAAGAGAAAGTAACCGAAGCGTTCAAAATCATTTTGTCCGACGCGAACGTCAAGGGTATTTTCGTCAACATTTTCGGCGGCATCATGAAGTGCGACGTCATCGCCGAAGGCGTCGTGGCGGCCGCGCGCGAGCTCGGTCTGGACAAACCGCTCGTCGTCCGCCTCGAAGGCACGAACGTCCAACTGGGCAAAGAAATTTTGAACAACTCCGGGCTCAATATCGTAGCTGCGGATTCGATGGCCGACGGCGCGCAAAAAATCGTGTCGCTCGTGAAATGACAAGGGAGAACGAACCGGGGAGTGTGAAGTCATGAGCATTTTGATCGATAAAAACACCAAGGTGATCACCCAAGGCATTACGGGAGCGACGGGTTCGTTCCACGCCAAAGGGGCTCTGGAATACGGCACGCAAATGGTCGGCGGCGTTACGCCGGGCAAAGGCGGCCAAACGATCGATTTCGACCTGGAGAACGGCACGAAGGTGACGCTGCCGATCTTCAATACGGTCAAGGAAGCGGTCGAGGCGACGGGCGCCACGGCTTCCGTCATCTATGTCGCGCCTCCGTTCGCGGCGGACTCGATCATGGAAGCGGTTGACGCCGAGCTGGATCTGGTCATCTGCATTACCGAAGGCATTCCGGTCATCGACATGATCAAGGTCAAACGTTACATGGAAGGCAAAAAGACGCGCCTGATCGGGCCGAACTGCCCGGGCGTCATCACGCCGGAAGAAATCAAAATCGGCATCATGCCGGGCTACATCCACAAAAAAGGCCACGTCGGCGTCGTTTCCCGTTCCGGCACGCTGACGTACGAAGCGGTTCACCAGCTGACGAACCGCGGCATCGGCCAATCCTCCGCCGTCGGCATCGGCGGCGACCCGGTCAAAGGCTCCGAGTTTATCGACATTCTTCGCCTCTTTAACGAAGATCCCGATACTTACGCCGTCATCATGATCGGCGAAATCGGCGGCACGGCCGAGGAAGAAGCGGCCGAATGGATCAAGGCGAACATGACGAAGCCGGTCGTCGGCTTCATCGGCGGCGCCACGGCGCCTCCCGGAAAGCGCATGGGCCACGCCGGCGCCATCATTTCCGGCGGGAAAGGCACCGCCGCCGAGAAGATCGCCAAGCTCGAAGAGTGCGGCATCCGCGTCGCTCCGACGCCGTCCGAAATGGGCTCCACGCTCGTCAGCGTGCTTGAGGAACGCGGCCTGCTTGAAAAATGCAAAAGCTGATCGTAAAATAACAGCATAATCCGATTTAGCGGACAGGCAAGCAGCCTTCGGCTCTCCCCAGGGAGAGCGCGGGGGCTGCTTTTTTCATTCCGTGCGGCGCAGGCCGCGCATGTTAGGGGGATTTGCACGATGTCCACATTTCATCCGGACCGCGAGGTCGTCATCGCCATGCACGAGACGGAAGGCATAACGCACGACAAAATCGATCGGCTGTTCACGGAGGGCGCCATCGACGGCGCGCGGTCGAGGCGGCCCGCGGATTGGCGGGACCTGGGCCTGCGGGCGAAGGAGGCCAAAGCGCTGGCCGAACGCCTGCGGCCGGAAGCGATCGAGGCGGCGATCCGGCGGCGGGAGAAGGCCGGAATATCGATCGTCACCGCGCTCGACGCGGGCTATCCGATGCAGCTGCGCCATACGCACCGGTTTCCGTGGGTTTTGTACTACATCGGGAATCTTGCGCTTGCGAGAAAATCATCCGTGGCCATCGTCGGAACGCGGTCGGCGACATCCTACGGGCGCCGCGTTGCCGAGGAGCTCGCCCTTGCCTGCTCGATGGCCGGTTTGGTCGTCGTCAGCGGCATGGCCAAGGGCATCGACGCCTGCGCCCATGCCGGCGCCCTGCAGGGACCGGCGGGCACCGTGGCGGTGCTCGGCGGCCCCGTCGACTCGCCTTATCCGCGGGAGAACGCGGGCTATACCGGCAAATTGCGGAGAGTGGGCTTGTTTTATCGGAAATTCCGCCGGATATGCCGGTGTATCCTTACTACTTCCCGCTGCGCAATCGAATTATCGCCGGCATATCGCTTGGCGTCGTCGTGGTCGAGGCCGGCGAGAAAAGCGGGGCTCTCCATACGGCGGCCTATGCGAACGATGCGTCCCGGGACGTGTTCGTCGTGCCCGGCCCGATTACGTCTCCGCGGAGCAAGGGCGGCTTGAAGCTGCTTCGGGAATCGTGGGCGAAGCCGGTTATCGAAGCCAAGGATATATTGGAAGAATACAAGCGGCAGCTCGGCGAGGGAAGCAAGCACCGAACAAAGCGGGACAAAGCCGGAGCCGGGCAGGCGGGGGACGCGGCGGAACAAGCCGAGCGGGCGGAACTGCCGCCGGAGGAGGCGGTTTTGTACGATCTGCTGCTGGACGGCCCGAAATCGATCGACGAGCTGCTCGCCGCAAGCGCCTTGGGCGCCGGGCGGCTCCATCAGTTGCTTCTGTCCCTGCAGCTCAAACAAAAAATCGAAAGCCGGCCGGGCTCCGTTTTCGCCGCGATTTAAAGGCGAAAGCGACTTTCCCGAAGGCTCGCCGGAAATCCTTTTTCGTCCGGAATTTGACCGCGGGCTACGGGATGATATACGATGTTTCCGAAGCACAT
Coding sequences within it:
- the sucD gene encoding succinate--CoA ligase subunit alpha; translation: MSILIDKNTKVITQGITGATGSFHAKGALEYGTQMVGGVTPGKGGQTIDFDLENGTKVTLPIFNTVKEAVEATGATASVIYVAPPFAADSIMEAVDAELDLVICITEGIPVIDMIKVKRYMEGKKTRLIGPNCPGVITPEEIKIGIMPGYIHKKGHVGVVSRSGTLTYEAVHQLTNRGIGQSSAVGIGGDPVKGSEFIDILRLFNEDPDTYAVIMIGEIGGTAEEEAAEWIKANMTKPVVGFIGGATAPPGKRMGHAGAIISGGKGTAAEKIAKLEECGIRVAPTPSEMGSTLVSVLEERGLLEKCKS
- the sucC gene encoding ADP-forming succinate--CoA ligase subunit beta, which produces MNIHEYQGKEVLRQYGVTVPRGKVAFSVDEAVKAAEELGTPVTVVKAQIHAGGRGKAGGVKVAKGLDQVREYAEQILGKVLVTHQTGPEGKEVKRLLIEEGCDIKKEYYVGLVVDRGTGRIVVMASEEGGTEIEEVAAHSPEKIIKEVVDPAVGLQTFQARRLAYAINIPNELVNKAAKFIMALYTAFVDKDCSIAEINPLVVTGAGDVMALDAKLNFDSNALFRHKDILELRDLDEEDEKEIQASKFDLSYIALDGNIGCMVNGAGLAMATMDIIKYYGGEPANFLDVGGGATKEKVTEAFKIILSDANVKGIFVNIFGGIMKCDVIAEGVVAAARELGLDKPLVVRLEGTNVQLGKEILNNSGLNIVAADSMADGAQKIVSLVK